The Agelaius phoeniceus isolate bAgePho1 chromosome 4, bAgePho1.hap1, whole genome shotgun sequence genome includes a region encoding these proteins:
- the RPL7L1 gene encoding ribosomal protein uL30-like: MAELEEPRRRIPLVPENLLKKRKAYLAIKATQAKQALLNKRKQQKGKQIQFRRLETFVRDSWRKRRDDTRLRRMEQRPGQAAAPQESKLAFVVRIVDIKGVTKRVRRVIELLRLKKNYTGVFVKLSPLSLKMLRIVEPYVAWGQPNLKSVRELILKRGQAKIKKKRVPLTDNMLIEEHLAGCGIICLEDLIHEIYSTGKHFKRVTSFLWPFHLSVARHASRNRVGFLKEMGKPGFRGDAINQLIRQLN; encoded by the exons ATGGCGGAGCTGGAGGA GCCGAGGCGGCGGATCCCGCTGGTGCCGGAGAACTTGCTGAAGAAGAGGAAGGCGTACCTGGCCATCAAGGCTACCCAGGCCAAGCAGGCGCTGCTCAACAAACGCAAG cagcagaaggggaAGCAGATCCAGTTCAGGCGCCTGGAGACGTTTGTTCGGGATTCATGGCGCAAGCGCCGGGATGACACCCGCCTGAGGCGCATGGAGCAGAGGCCTGGGCAGGCAGCGGCGCCTCAGGAGAGCAAACTGGCCTTTGTCGTGAGGATTGTGGA TATTAAGGGGGTGACCAAGAGGGTGAGAAGGGTGATTGAGTTGCTGCGGCTGAAGAAGAATTACACCGGGGTGTTTGTGAAGCTGAGCCCGCTGTCGCTGAAGATGCTGCGGATTGTGGAGCCTTACGTGGCGTGGGG ACAGCCTAACCTGAAATCTGTACGAGAGCTCATCCTGAAACGGGGCCAAGCCAAGATCAAGAAAAAGAGAGTGCCTCTGACAGACAACATGCTGATAGAGGAACATTTAG CGGGCTGTGGTATCATTTGCCTGGAAGACCTTATTCATGAAATCTACTCAACTGGGAAGCATTTCAAGAGAGTGACCAGCTTTCTGTGGCCGTTCCATCTGTCGGTGGCTCGGCACGCGTCGCGGAACAGAGTGGGTTTCCTCAAGGAGATGGGCAAGCCTGGCTTCAGAGGGGATGCCATCAACCAGCTCATCCGTCAGCTCAACTAG
- the MAD2L1 gene encoding mitotic spindle assembly checkpoint protein MAD2A, with protein MAAQQQLGREQQGITLRGSAELVAEFFSYGINSILYQRGIYPPETFTRVQKYGLTLLVTTDPELANYLNNVTEQMKEWLYKCIVQRLVVVISSIESSEVLERWQFDIECDKTAKDDNGPREKSQKAIQDEIRSVIRQITATVTFLPLLESACAFDLLIYTDKDLAVPAKWEESGPQFIANSEEVRLRSFTTTIHKVNTTVAYKKDSVP; from the exons ATGGCGGCGCAGCAGCAGCTCGGCCGGGAGCAGCAGGGCATCACCCTGCGCGGCAGCGCCGAGCTCGTCGCCGAGTTCTTCT CCTATGGAATCAACAGCATCCTGTACCAGCGGGGCATCTACCCGCCCGAGACCTTCACCCGCGTGCAGAAGTACGGGCTCACCCTGCTGGTGACCACGGACCCCGAGCTGGCCAACTACCTCAACAACGTGACCGAGCAGATGAAAG AGTGGCTGTACAAGTGCATCGTGCAGCGCCTGGTGGTGGTCATCTCCAGCATCGAGAGCAGCGAGGTCCTGGAGCGGTGGCAGTTTGACATCGAGTGTGACAAAACTGCAAAGGATGACAA tGGACCACGGGAGAAATCTCAGAAGGCAATTCAGGATGAAATTCGCTCTGTCATCAGACAAATAACTGCCACAGTAACCTTCCTGCCACTCTTGGAATCTGCCT GTGCCTTTGACTTGCTGATCTACACGGATAAAGAtttggcagtgccagcaaagtGGGAAGAGTCAGGCCCACAGTTCATAGCCAATTCAGAGGAGGTTCGGCTGCGTTCCTTCACCACCACAATCCACAAAGTCAACACCACGGTGGCTTACAAGAAGGATTCTGTTCCCTAA